A segment of the Desulfofundulus kuznetsovii DSM 6115 genome:
GCACGCCAGCCAGCGGGATGATCACCCTCTCGCCGGGAGTTAGAGTTGCTACAGCAATGTACTGCCGCTTTCCACTGTTGAAAACCCGGTACATCTGCTGGTCGACGGTGAAGCTGCGGGCTTTTTTAACGCGGGGCTTTTTGCCCAGAACGCGCCGGAAGGTACGCTTTAAGTACTTTCTCACTTTGGCGCGGCCTTCCGCGTCCAGCTTTATCTCTTCGCTGACGATATCTTCACCGGTGAAGACCGCCCGGATGCGTTTCCAGTCGCGACCGTGCTTCACGTGCCTGTACAGCAACCAGAAGGCGTAGTGCTTTTCTTCATCGGTCAGCCCTTCGTGGCGGTAAAGGTACTCTTTGACTTCGGCAACGGCGGCCTCCCACTGCCTCTCCAGGGTGTAAAGAGCATCTTCCAGGGCCAGCTTCCACTGCCGGGCCTGCAGGCCAAAGGGACTGACGAAACCGGCGGAAACCAGTTCGCCCCGCAGCTTCCGCTTTTCGCCCAGATAGTGCAGGTATTTTACATGCCCGTACTCCACCAGGAAGGCGTCCTTCTGCCGGGCATATGCTTCGGCAGTTTCAGTTATCCTGGCCCACTTCTCATTGTTCAGCGGCAGGCTCTTCTGTCTTACTGTCTGCTGCATCTTTCAGCGCCTCCCGGACGGTTCTGGTGAGCTTTCGCGCCTTATATGTCCTCTGGCCGTACAACCTGGCCGCGAAGTGCTGGACGATGCTGATCAGGTCTTCCGTCAGCTCCTGGGCCGGGGACATGTCTTCGGCTTTGTTGACCACCAGTATTTCGCAGCCGAACTTGGCAAACAGGTCTTCAAAAAATTCAAAGCCGAACCGCACCAGACGGTCATTGTGGGCAACGATAACAGTTTTGACTTCTCCCCGGGTGACCATGCCGCACAGCTTCAGGAAATTCTTGCGCTTATAATTGAGGGCGGAGCCGACGTCGGCAAGTATTTCGTCCACTGTCAGCCCCTTGCCGGCGGCAAAATCCTTCAGGTACTTAAGCTGGTCTTCCAGGTCCGGTTTCCGGCCGGCTGATGACACCCGGGCGTATAAAACGATTTTCTTTGGCTCCTGGCGGTTCTTTATGCCCAGTGCCCGGTAGAGCATCTCTTCAGTATACCTTCGCTTGTTGGTTGGTGTACGTAAAGCAACCAGTTTACCTTCTTTATCCCAAGCGCGGAGCGTTGATACGCTGACACCAAGTTTTTCGGCAAACTCGCTTATTGTGTAAAGTTTCATAAAACACCACCTGATATTAACTTATATCAGACAGTGTTGTTTGGCAATACCTATTTGGGATAATTATTACAAGGGAAGAAGCTGTTTTTTACCTCCTCCCAGAGCTGAAAAAAATTCATTACCGGGTACAAATCTCCGCGCGCGGGGCGGGGGAAGCGTAAGTTTGGTCTACCGTCGCCTTCATCGGTGGGAGATTGTAATCGGTGGGAGATTATTTACATCTCGATCTTTTGATAAAGCTCCGGCGCTCTTTTAAGCAGGGTTCGGTACAAAAACGTCCCTGCCGTCAGGATAATCACCAGAACCGCCAGGGAGCCCGCCCACCAGGGAAGGAAAAAGGATAAAGCAACTGTGCAAGCGGCGCCGGTGACTAGCAGAATTCCGGTGCCCAGCAGGGAAAAGAAGGTGTTTAAGTTTCCCTGCATTGCCTTCTGGGGAGTATCCCAGTCCAGATTGGGGCGGTTTAAATCAATCAACAAATCCACGACGTTGATCACGAACATGGCGGAAAGGCTGAGTGCGCCGGTCAACAACACGTCGCCGGCCCCGTCGAAAAACACGATGGCGACCGGGACGAAAAACGGCAGAAAGCAAAGGAGGTTGACCAGCAGGCCGAAGGCCAGCTTGGCCCGCACCTGGACGTCCGCCCTGACGGGGATAGCTTTGGAAATACCGAAAAGCTTCCCCTCCCGGGAGACGGCGGTGGCCGCCAGGGGGATGGCCCCGGCGTTAAAGGCGGCCACCCCTGCAAAGGCAAGCTTAACGTAAGGGTGAGCGCCGAGAAAATTCCTGATTTCTTCCGGGGACGGTCCGCCGGGCTGAACGAAGAAGACGAAAAAGACAAAAAACACCGGAAAGATAGCAGCAGGAATTACGTTCATTACGTAGACGGGCGTTCTGATGAACAGCTTCCATTCCCGCCGGAACAGCGCCCGAAAAGGGCTTGCAGCTTTGGCCTGGAGTGCGTAAGGCCGAACCGTCCGTTTGGTGCTTATTTCCAGCCCCTTGCGGATTCCCCCGAGGAAAACTCTCTGCCCCAATAAAATCAAGAGCAGAAAAATGACCAGGGAAGAGGAGAGAAAAAGGAGTAAATTTGTTAGTCCTTCGCCGGTACCCGGCCCGGCCAGAGCCTTCGTTGCCCACCAGGCGGGGGGAAAGAGGGCGCCCAGCCGTTCGGCCAGTTTCGCCACCTGATCCGCCAGCCCGGCGATATTTTTGGACTGGTGGAAAAAAGGATTCTTCTGGAAAAGAAGCTGTATTCCGATGGCCACGCCCAGCGACAGCACGTAGGTCAGCACGGTGAAAAAGTCGCGCGCCCGTTTTTTGCTGGCCCAGTTCATCAAAGGGAGAACCAGCAGAGTGCCGAGCCCTTGCGGGATGACGGGCGCGAAAAGGAAAACCGCCAGGGCTGTGAGGTAATAAAGAAAGCCCGCCTCTTCTCCTATTCCGTAGATAAGAAAAGGGGGAAGGAAAACAAAAAGCAGAAAAACGTACTGGTTGGTCAAAACCAGCAGGAACTTGCTCAGCAAGATCTCTTGCGGCTTCAAGGGGAGGGGGAGGAGAATGGGGAGATCGTTGGAAAAATAAAGAACCGAAATTGCCCAGCCCAACCCGAAAAAGAACACCAGCAGTTCTCCCAGCAGGATGGCCAATTCCAGCACCAGCCAGGGCTGCCCCAGCATTTTCCCGCCCGCGTAGAAAGCGCCCGCCAGCGAGAAATACGTCCCCATCAAGACGAGAAGCGCGGCGCCTCCGCCCAGGATTCCGACCACCGGCCGCCAGAGTTCTTTCTTTTGCTTAAAATATTTATACTTGAGGGCGGAAATGCCGTAATACACGTTAAAGCTCGTTTTCAGCAGAGAGATGAAGGGACGCATGAAAAAGCCTCCGTGCTCCGGTTAAATGAAGAACGAAAATTGGTTTTTTCACGGAAGGGGAGCGCCTCCCGTTAATTCCAAAAATATGCGTTCCAGGGTTTCTTTCTCGTGCTGTTCTTTGATCTCCGCCAGCGTCCCGCAGGCGATGATCCGTCCCCGGTTGATGATGGCGAGGCGGTGGCACAGCTTTTCCGCCACTTCCAGGATGTGCGTGGAAAAGAAGACGGTGTGCCCTTTGGCGCAGTGACCGGCCATCAAATCCTTGAGCAAGAAGGCGGAACGGGGGTCCAGCCCCACCATGGGTTCGTCCATGATCCACACCGGCGGGTCGTGCAAAAGGGCGCCGGTTAAGACCAGCTTTTGTTTCATCCCGTGGGAGTAGCTGCCGATCAAATCTTTCACGGCATCCTTTAGCTCAAAAATTTCCAGGTAATGTTCCAGCCTTTCCCGGCGGATTTCGGCGGGCACCTGGTAGACGTCGCCGAGGAAATTCAGATATTCGATCCCGGTCAGTTTTTCGTAAACGTCGGGGTGATCGGGCACGTACCCGATTTTGCGTTTGGCGGCGAGAGGGTCTTTTTCCAGATTAATCCCGTCGATCAGGATCGTTCCTTCATCGGGCTGTAAAAGGCCGACGATCATTTTAATGGTGGTCGTTTTGCCCGCCCCGTTGGGACCCAAAAAACCGAAGATTTCTCCCTGGCGCACTTTTAAGCTGACGTTATCGACCGCCTTGACCCGTCCTCCGGCGTATGACTTCGATAAATTAACCAACTCGAGCACTGGCTGTTATCCTGTCCTTTCCCTCGTAATGTATCCCTTCGTGAATCACTGGAAAAGTAACTATTGCCAAAATCAACCCCAATAACCCTTGCAAATTTCCCCGTTGTTAATTTCGTATTTTTAGCACAGCTGCTAATGAATAATTCAACTATTATTTTAGACGCAGGAAAATTAGTTTTAGTTCCTGCTTGAACAAATTTTTTGTCATGCTATTCTCTATTTTATTTTAGCCGGTAAAATGCTAAAGGATCAGGCGGATCACATTTGGGAGCTGGTAAACGAATACCAACGGGTTTTGGCCAGGATCACCAAAGAAATTGATTCTTTGCAAAGGGGGAAGAATATCTTGCAGTATTTGCTCTCCACCCCGGGAACAAAACCTCTCTTGTCGCCGTCAAATAATATAAAAACCAGACAAGGGAGATGACCGGGTGGCTGTAAAAGGCTTACAAACACTTAGCCGCCTGCCTGCTCCTGGGGGCGGCGCTGGTGATCGGGGCGGCGGGCTGCGGACCGAAGGCGGGGCCGGGGCAGGCGCCGCCGGCGCAACAGGAGCAGCGAGGGCAGCCGCCGGTGCAGCCGCCCCAGCCGCTGCCGGAAAAGACGGCGGAAATTCTCGGGATAAAAGTAACCACCGGCGGCGGTACGGTCAGGGGCGGTGCGATCCACTTGGCCTCCTTTGTCATGGAGCGAGGCGCGCTTGATTATACGCCGGCCGCGGCCATGTTTTCGCCGGACGGCCGGTGGATTACCTTTCAGGGCAGGCAGGAACAGCCGGACGGCCGGACGGCCGGACTGTGGGTGATGGCCCTGGACGGCCCCGGGGGAAGGCTCCTGGCCCAAATTGGGGAAAAGGAGTTCACCAGCGGTACGCTGGCTCTGCAACTGCTGGGCTGGACCCGGGACAACCAGGTGGTCTTCGCCCGCCAGGGAACCCAGCCCGACGGAGCCCACCAGGGGCAGCGGGGGATTTCCCTGTGGGCAGCCGCGCCGGAACAGGGGGAAGCCCGGGAGTTCGCCTGGCTGCCCGTGCCGGAGGGTATGGTGCGCCAGATCCTATTCAATCTCCGGGAAAAGGAGGCTTTTTCACGGCCCCGTGACGATCTGCCGGGCCTGTTCCGGAGTCCGGGCGTCCAGCAGGTTGCTGAAATAGATTAACCAGGCTTTTAAAGGGTCCCTTGGCCAACGGCCGAGGTTCCTGATTTTCTCGATCGCTTTTACCGCGTTGCTCTTTCCAGGTAAATGGGCATATGTATTTATTTGTATTTTATTACACCGCCTTTCTGGCCTTGTAGTTTTTTGTGCCGGTGTCAATTGCCTGGACCAGTGTTTCTGGTTGCTGTGAACCAATCAGTAGAATTTCGCCGCTGGCAAGTTCCAGCTCAACACCCCGGTTGCCCCTTACGGTATACGCCCAGCCGTTTTTGTGCCAGTGAATCCCCCAACCCGCGTGCTCGAAAATTGCGTTGTAGGTGTAAACCCTGTAATTTTTTAGATTTTCAAATGGTACTGTTCGCCGAAGGAATGAAAAGTAACGGATATGAATTCCTTCGGGGTCGACCACGGTTATTAATTTAGCTGTATAAAAAAGGACAGGAAGGCCGATTACGATCAGAAGGATAAGGGGACCAAAAATTGCCAGTCCAATGTCCGACATTGGTCTATCGCCCCAGGGAACACCCAGAACGAGCTGCTGGAACATTCCGTAACTAAAAAGGATGGCCACCAACAGGGAAACCGGCAGGAGGATGATCCAGAGCCAGATTTGCCGGAACTGCTGTACCTCCCGGTAAATTACGTCTGAGTGAAGGGTTTTCTCAATCATGCGCTCATCTCCCAATGAACCAGATCCTGCCAACGACCCTTGGATCTCTCCCATGCGCAACTTTTCGCTTCCCCGAAGGTACAGCGCCCCGGTTGGCCCGGCAGACGTCATTTGAGGTAAAGGGTCAGCCAGAACTCCTCGCCTTTTTCCTCCAGCCCCGGTTCTTTGCCGACCAGGTTTTTCATCTGCCTGATGATCATGGGAATTCCCCGGCCGAGGCGGTCCACGTAGCGGAGGTTTTCCATATACTTGAGCAAAAAGGGGTTACGGGCATAGGAGGTGCCGATTTTCATTTTTTCCACCGTTACCGTATTAGGCAGGCGGCCGGGGCTGCGCACCTCAACCCGGTCGGCAAAACGGAAAACCCTTATTTTCGCGCCCGTAATGCTGTAATTGCGGTGAACGACGGCGTTCACCAGGGCTTCCCGGATCACTACTACCGGCAGGACGTCTTTTTCCTGGCGTTTCATCTCCTGGATTTGTGCCGGCACCGCCACCGTATCCCGGACAATGGTGGCGCACCGTTCCACCACCTCGGGAAGGGTGCCGTTAATTTCTTTTTTGTCCAGGATTTCCGTGGTTAAATCCGTCCCGCGAAAACGGGCGTAGGTGATCCCGGACTGGGGGAGGTGGCGGGCAGGTTCCTTTCCAAAGATCAGCAACCCCCCGACGGTGACGCAGAGCTGTTCCTCTGTCCCGGCCAGGATATCGGCGTTGACCAGGATGCGCCGGCGCTGTTCGGGCGGCTCTTCGAGTAGATCAAAGTAATTAAATTCCAAAAAGTAATTTCTCAGTTTAACCATGTCCAGGTCTTTTTCGGCGGTACCCGGAACGGGAGTTATATCGTAGTGAACCATTCCGGACAACTGGAATAACCTGGCCAGGTCTTCCCTGGTGGCCAGGCGTTTCGTCGAACCAACGCGGATAAAGTATTTTCCCGCCGCCGTCTGGTAAGGTTTATGGGCGCCTTTAGGAATTTTTAAAACGGCTACGGTTTTCCCTTCGACCTGAACTTTTTCATAAAAAGGGATGATGGCGGGGATGACGTTATGGGAGCATATATTCATCAACCACTCTTCCACGTCTTCCCTCTGCACACCTTCAATGAAACCGTCGTCCGCCACGCCGATGAAAATGGTTCCTCCCTCCAGATTGGCAAAGGCCACGATTTCCTCGGCCAGGTGTTCGGGCCTGACGGTTTCCCGTTTGAACTCCACAGCGGAGTTTTCCCCGTTGGCGATGATTTCTAACAGTTCCCGCGCGGTCATGGTGAGAATTCTCCTTTTTCGCGGCAGCGATTGGCAGCGGCTGTTTATTTTCTATCCCTGGTTCTGGTATAGACAATCCTTTTGCCTTCATTAACGAGTATTATACCATGGTTGCCGATAACATTGCTACAGCTACAACGATCCGCCACCCGTTAAAAGCCGTGGAAAGTCGTTGCTGAAATAGATCAACCAGGCTTCTGGGGGGTCTTTGAACTGTGCCTGCGACCCTTGATTTTCAATCTCCAGAATTGGACCAGGGGAATTGCCCCGGCATTGCTCCCGGAACAGGGTTTCCCCGGTCGACAATTTTCCTTGTTGCCTGCGGGCAAAGCGGTTATGCCTCGAAATTTTTTTTACCCCGGGAACCTCTCCGGAACCTTTCTCGTCTATACTTAATAAGAAGAAATGCCCCTTTGGAGGCAGGGTCTTATTCTTGTGTTTGGCCTTGCCGGGTTTGTGCTTTACCAGCGGAATAAAATGAGGAAGGACGATGAAGGTGATGACTAAACCCAAAATCGCGGCCTTGATTTTTGGTGTTGTGCTGGTGCTCCTCCTGGGCGCCGTTGGGGAGAGCAAAAGTCTCCGCCTGCTGTGGGCCGCTGCCGGCCAGATCCACCCTGACGCAAGCAATGCGGGAGCAAAAGCAGGAAAAGAAACCCTGCCCGCCTTAAAGGAAAAGTTGTGGCAGGCCACCGAAGCTAAAGAAAGAAACCAGGTCATTGCTTCTTTCCAGAGCCTGCCGGGCCCGGATGCCGAAGCCGCGCAGGTTCTGCTGGATTATTTAAGGGAAAAGGAGCGCACCGACGCCTGGAACATCCGCGACGCGCTGGTGAAACTGATGACCGCGGAACAGGTGGCGCAACTGGCCGAAGATCTCACCGCTTACGGAGAAGCCAATGCCAACAGGTATCTCATTCCGGTGCTCGCGGAGCGCTTAACCGACGCCCGGACGTTAACCGCGGCCGTCCTTTCTATACAGGAACTGCGGGGGTCCTCTTATCAACTGGTGAAGGCAGCCGGGCAGAGAATCTTTCCCGCTCCCGGCGATCTGACCCGGTGGCTCACTGACGTTTACGCCCGGTTAACTGCACCTGCGGCGAAAGAAGACCTGGTTCTTGCCGCCCTCAATATGGCCCGCGAGGAGCCTCCCGGCGCCAGACGTTCGGCGCTCCTCACCTGGCTGTGGGAGGCACAGGAAAAAGAGCAGGATGCCGCCGCCCGTTCCCGGCAGCTTTTCAACCTGTATAAACTGGGCGAAGAAAGGGCGCTGGCGGCCGTCGACGAACTTTACCACCGCCTTGCTTCGGAAAAAGAAAAAGCGCACCTGATTCAGGAGGCCGGCAACGCCGCCCGCTGGGAGTTAAAAGGCGCCGCCAGGGATGCTGTCGTCCAGTGGCTGTGGAAAACGGCCGAAACGGACACTGCGCCTTTTAGCCGCCAGGAGTGCCTTTACACCCTCTATGAGCTGGGGGAAAAGGAGGCGCTGGACAAACTTGTGAAGGACATCGATAAAAACGGGATGGCTGCTTTGCCGGGCGAAGACGGCGACGCGGGTTTTAGCCGCCCGAACTGGCAGTTCTTGAAAGAGGCGGCCGGGAAATACCCGCAAAGCTACCTGGCGCGGGGCATCAAGGCTTACGAAGAGGTGCGGGGCGAACCTTACTTTGAGCTGGCGCGCCGGGAAAAATACCAGCAGGACTGGGGCGTGTATTTTTACGGTGATGAACAATACGATCCGGAGCGGGAGATCCCCGGCTGGGAAAAGTTTTTGCAGGAATTCTCCCGCCACCCGGCCGCCGACGACGCCGCCTACCGCCTGGCCCGCTGCTACGAAATCGAGGGGCGCTGGGCCGAGGCCCTGAACATGCTGCAAAAAGCCCGCACCTTGCCCGACGGGGACATGCGCTACCACGCCTCCGGCCGCCTGGTCTACGTCCTGGATGTGCGGATGACTGACGAGCAGTTAAAGGAACTGCCGGTGTCGGCGCTGGACCCGGCCTTGCCCCCGATGGTCTCCTATTCCCTGGCCGTCAAGCAAATCCGCCGGGATGACTACCGCCAGGCTGCCGGCGCGCTGGAAGAGATCGTGGGAAAATATAAAGAGGCCGGCAAACTTTCCAACCGGGATCTCTTGCCCCTCGGTTATTTGCCCGCCGCCTCCCGATACGATTTCTGGGGCTCTGTAGAAAAGCAACTGACCCAGGTGAAAAAGCTGGCTGATCTCAAAGAACAGTGGGAAAAAACTCAAGATCCCGCCCGCCTGTACGACCTGGCGGCGGCCATCTACCACGACCAGTTCCTTTACTACAACCACCTCTGGGCGGGACAGCGGCAGTGGTACAACTGGCTCGGCTATATCAACGCCACCGCCTCCGGCCGGGCGCCGGCGGAAATGGCGGCCTTTGCCCGGGAAATGATCAACTACAGCCACAGCCTCCCGTATTTCCAACAGGTTTACAGCCATCCCGCCGCTTCCCCCGAACTAAAGGCCAGGGCGCTTTACTCCCTGGGTCTGTGCTGCATCGGCCTGGACCAGTGGGGTCAGGACGCCTGGTTTGCCTTTACCCCCTCGGAAGTGAGACAAAAGATAATCTCCACCTACCGGCAATTCGTGAATGAATAT
Coding sequences within it:
- a CDS encoding IS607 family transposase, which produces MKLYTISEFAEKLGVSVSTLRAWDKEGKLVALRTPTNKRRYTEEMLYRALGIKNRQEPKKIVLYARVSSAGRKPDLEDQLKYLKDFAAGKGLTVDEILADVGSALNYKRKNFLKLCGMVTRGEVKTVIVAHNDRLVRFGFEFFEDLFAKFGCEILVVNKAEDMSPAQELTEDLISIVQHFAARLYGQRTYKARKLTRTVREALKDAADSKTEEPAAEQ
- a CDS encoding putative ABC transporter permease subunit codes for the protein MRPFISLLKTSFNVYYGISALKYKYFKQKKELWRPVVGILGGGAALLVLMGTYFSLAGAFYAGGKMLGQPWLVLELAILLGELLVFFFGLGWAISVLYFSNDLPILLPLPLKPQEILLSKFLLVLTNQYVFLLFVFLPPFLIYGIGEEAGFLYYLTALAVFLFAPVIPQGLGTLLVLPLMNWASKKRARDFFTVLTYVLSLGVAIGIQLLFQKNPFFHQSKNIAGLADQVAKLAERLGALFPPAWWATKALAGPGTGEGLTNLLLFLSSSLVIFLLLILLGQRVFLGGIRKGLEISTKRTVRPYALQAKAASPFRALFRREWKLFIRTPVYVMNVIPAAIFPVFFVFFVFFVQPGGPSPEEIRNFLGAHPYVKLAFAGVAAFNAGAIPLAATAVSREGKLFGISKAIPVRADVQVRAKLAFGLLVNLLCFLPFFVPVAIVFFDGAGDVLLTGALSLSAMFVINVVDLLIDLNRPNLDWDTPQKAMQGNLNTFFSLLGTGILLVTGAACTVALSFFLPWWAGSLAVLVIILTAGTFLYRTLLKRAPELYQKIEM
- a CDS encoding ABC transporter ATP-binding protein, with product MLELVNLSKSYAGGRVKAVDNVSLKVRQGEIFGFLGPNGAGKTTTIKMIVGLLQPDEGTILIDGINLEKDPLAAKRKIGYVPDHPDVYEKLTGIEYLNFLGDVYQVPAEIRRERLEHYLEIFELKDAVKDLIGSYSHGMKQKLVLTGALLHDPPVWIMDEPMVGLDPRSAFLLKDLMAGHCAKGHTVFFSTHILEVAEKLCHRLAIINRGRIIACGTLAEIKEQHEKETLERIFLELTGGAPLP
- a CDS encoding DUF6141 family protein; the encoded protein is MIEKTLHSDVIYREVQQFRQIWLWIILLPVSLLVAILFSYGMFQQLVLGVPWGDRPMSDIGLAIFGPLILLIVIGLPVLFYTAKLITVVDPEGIHIRYFSFLRRTVPFENLKNYRVYTYNAIFEHAGWGIHWHKNGWAYTVRGNRGVELELASGEILLIGSQQPETLVQAIDTGTKNYKARKAV
- a CDS encoding RNA-binding domain-containing protein, which translates into the protein MTARELLEIIANGENSAVEFKRETVRPEHLAEEIVAFANLEGGTIFIGVADDGFIEGVQREDVEEWLMNICSHNVIPAIIPFYEKVQVEGKTVAVLKIPKGAHKPYQTAAGKYFIRVGSTKRLATREDLARLFQLSGMVHYDITPVPGTAEKDLDMVKLRNYFLEFNYFDLLEEPPEQRRRILVNADILAGTEEQLCVTVGGLLIFGKEPARHLPQSGITYARFRGTDLTTEILDKKEINGTLPEVVERCATIVRDTVAVPAQIQEMKRQEKDVLPVVVIREALVNAVVHRNYSITGAKIRVFRFADRVEVRSPGRLPNTVTVEKMKIGTSYARNPFLLKYMENLRYVDRLGRGIPMIIRQMKNLVGKEPGLEEKGEEFWLTLYLK
- a CDS encoding protease complex subunit PrcB family protein; translation: MIFGVVLVLLLGAVGESKSLRLLWAAAGQIHPDASNAGAKAGKETLPALKEKLWQATEAKERNQVIASFQSLPGPDAEAAQVLLDYLREKERTDAWNIRDALVKLMTAEQVAQLAEDLTAYGEANANRYLIPVLAERLTDARTLTAAVLSIQELRGSSYQLVKAAGQRIFPAPGDLTRWLTDVYARLTAPAAKEDLVLAALNMAREEPPGARRSALLTWLWEAQEKEQDAAARSRQLFNLYKLGEERALAAVDELYHRLASEKEKAHLIQEAGNAARWELKGAARDAVVQWLWKTAETDTAPFSRQECLYTLYELGEKEALDKLVKDIDKNGMAALPGEDGDAGFSRPNWQFLKEAAGKYPQSYLARGIKAYEEVRGEPYFELARREKYQQDWGVYFYGDEQYDPEREIPGWEKFLQEFSRHPAADDAAYRLARCYEIEGRWAEALNMLQKARTLPDGDMRYHASGRLVYVLDVRMTDEQLKELPVSALDPALPPMVSYSLAVKQIRRDDYRQAAGALEEIVGKYKEAGKLSNRDLLPLGYLPAASRYDFWGSVEKQLTQVKKLADLKEQWEKTQDPARLYDLAAAIYHDQFLYYNHLWAGQRQWYNWLGYINATASGRAPAEMAAFAREMINYSHSLPYFQQVYSHPAASPELKARALYSLGLCCIGLDQWGQDAWFAFTPSEVRQKIISTYRQFVNEYPENSMADDALLVLGAYTGDAGYLEKIIREYPQGDAAEKAQKLLEEMKSPFYVKTRLYGSAVPYKVLASGDAGDLWRELETTAPIPEEVTKWAAANSRQPFAGSFTSGQWRYIFIAAGEKPTAGYRVEITGIHDDGRGKLTVHYRVAGPPPGRMAAQVITHPCVLARIPAGGAAPEFREEG